Part of the Paeniglutamicibacter sulfureus genome, CTCGGCGGGTGACCGCCCCCGGTCCACGGACCAAAGACACGTTCGCATTCACCAGGCAAAGGAAAACACCCATGGCAGTGAACACCGACGAGACCATGTCCGAAGAACCGGACGTGCCCGACGAGTACGTGGTCGAGGATCCGGTCGCGGGTTCCGCGCCACCAGTTGACACCGCCATCCTGCAGGAGCTCAGGGACGGCGAATCGGAGCGGAAGGCAACACGGATGATTCCGCGCCTGCCCGAGGGACTGGACAAGGTCACTTTCGGGGTCGCCGGGGCCTTCGCGCTGGCCTTCGTCATCTGGGGCCTGGTCAAAACCGCCTCGCTCTCGGCGGCCTCGAACGCTGCACTGTCCTGGGTCACCGAGAACACCGGCTGGTTTTTTGTTTCGCTGGCCTCGTTCTTCGTGATCTTCGTGCTCTGGCTGGCTCTAGGCCGGTTCGGCAACATCCCGCTGGGGCGTGACGGGGAAAAGCCGGAGTTCCGCACTGTCTCCTGGATCTCGATGATGTTCAGCGCCGGCATGGGAATCGGCCTCGTTTTCTACGGGGTGGCCGAACCGCTCTACCACTACGTCTCCCCGCCACCGGGAACGGTTGACGGGAGCACGCCCGAGGCCATCCAGACGGCCATGGCCACGTCGATATTCCACTGGAGCATCCACCCCTGGGCCATGTTCGCGGTGGTCGGCATCGCCATGGCCTACTCGACCTTCCGGCTGGGTCGCCGGCAGTTGATCTCCTCGGCCTTCACTTCCCTCTTCGGTCCGCGGGTCGAAGGGCCAGCCGGCAAGATCGTGAACATCCTGGCCATCTTCGCCACGCTCTTCGGCACCGCCGCCTCGCTGGGGCTCGGGGCCATGCAGATCGCCAGCGGCATCGAATTCAACGGCTGGGTCGGCAAGGTCGCCTCGCCGGTGCTGGTTGGGGTCATCACGGTACTGACCGTCTGCTTCGTGCTTTCCGCGGTCTCGGGGATCTCCCGGGGCATCCAGTGGCTGTCCAACATCAACATGGTCCTGGCCCTGTTGCTGGCGGTGCTCGTGTTCGTGTTGGGGCCCACGCTGCTGATCCTCAACCTGATCCCGTCGGCCATCGGCGACTTCGTCCGGGACCTGCCCTCGATGGCCTCGCGCACCGAGTCCGCCGGTGACGAGTCGGTGCGGGCGTGGATGTCGAGCTGGACCATCTTCTATTGGGCCTGGTGGGTGTCGTGGGCGCCGTTCGTGGGCATGTTCATTGCCCGGATCAGTCGCGGACGCACCATCCGCCAGTTCGTCACCGGGGTGCTGCTGGTCCCGTCGCTGGTCTCCGTTATCTGGTTCTCGATCTTCGGCGGCGCCGCCTTCGACATCCAGCTCAAGTCCGCAGCTTCAAACGGGGCGTCGGATTCGATGGTGAGCATGGTCGACGGGGAACCCTCCATCGACTTCGAGGGCGCCATGTTCGACTTGATCCAGCACCTTGGCGCCAGCCCCGGGGTCACCTTGGCCATTGCCATCCTGGCCATGGTGTTGATCGGCATCTTCTTCGTCACCGGCGCAGACTCCGCCTCGATCGTGATGGGCTCGCTGAGCACCAATGGGCGCTTGGAACCCTCCAAAGGCGTCATCGTGTTCTGGGGAGTGCTCACCGGGGCGGTTGCCTCCATCATGTTGCTGGCCGGCGGGGACAATCCCGGACAGGCGCTGAACGGGCTGAAAAACATCACCATCGTCTCCGCTCTGCCGTTCGCTGCCGTCATGTTTATCTTGTGCATCGCCCTGGTCAAGGACCTGCGCCGCGATCCGCTGGCACTTCGCAGGAAGCTGGCCGACTCGGTGGTCGAACGGGCCATCCGCAGCGGCGTGGACGAACACGGCGGAGTGCCCTTCGAACTGGTGACCAAACACGACTGCACCGAGGCCTGCGACGCCGAAGACCGCTGCCCTGGCCGAGGCGCCGACGGCGCATGAGAACGTCCGCAATCCACACACCAATATCCAGCCACAACCAACCACCTTTCAACGAGCCAAGGGAGCAAACGTGAGCACCATGATCCACGAGACGGCAGTGACCCGGGATGCCACGCACCCGCGCAGCATTCGCTTCGTCCTGACCCTTTCCTGCCCCGACAAGCCCGGCATCGTGCGGGCAGTGACAGGGTTCCTCGACGACCGCGGGTTCGACATCGCCGAGCACCAGCAATTCGACGACCACGTCGGCGGCCGGCTCTTCCTGCGCACCGCACTGGCCGGGGGGAACCCGGATGACACCGCCGAGGAGCTGGAAACCGCGTTCGGACGGCTGGCAGGTGAGTTCGGCATGGACTTCGCCTTCCACGACGGGCGCGCCCAGCGGGTGCTGGTCATGGTCTCGAAGTTCGGGCACTGCCTCAACGACCTGATCTACCGCTGGCGCACCGGAACCCTCGGCGCCGAACTGGTCGGCGTCGTCTCCAACCACGAGGACCTGCGCCCCATGGCCGAGGCCGCCGGGCTGCCGTTCATCCACATCCCGGTCACTGCCGACACCAAGCCCGCAGCAGAGGCCCGGCTCCAGGAGGTCATCGCCGACCACCGGGCAGACGTCGTGGTGTTGGCCCGCTACATGCAGGTGCTCTCCAACGAGCTGACCCGGGCACTGCACGGACGGGCCATCAACATCCACCACTCGTTCCTGCCCGGGTTCAAGGGCGCCAAGCCCTACCACCAGGCCTATGAACGCGGCGTGAAGATGGTGGGGGCCACCGCGCACTACGTCACCGAGTCCCTCGACGAAGGCCCGATCATCGAACAGGAAGTGTTTCGGGTCGACCACGTCCCGGACGCCGACGCGCTGGCACGGATCGGGCGCGACGCCGAGGCCCAGGCCCTGGCCCGCGCCATCACCTGGCATTGCCAGCACCGCATCCTGCTCAACAACACCCGCACCGTCGTCTTCCGCTAAACACCCCCGAAAAGGAGCATTTCCATGAACCAAGCACCCCGCGTCGTCATCATCGGGGCCGGCATCGTCGGCGCGAACCTTGCCGACGAGCTGGCGACCCGCGGCTGGGCGAACACCACCGTCATCGAGCAGGGACCCCTGCACCTGGCCGGCGGCTCCACCTCGCACGCGCCGGGACTGGTCTTCCAGACCAACGCCTCGAAGTCGATGACCGAGTTCGCCGGCTACACCGTCGAAAAGCTGCTGTCCCTGCAAAAGGACGGCACCTCCTGCTTCAACCAGGTCGGAGGGCTGGAGGTCGCGACCACGCCGGAACGGCTCGAGGAACTCAAGCGGCGGCACGGCTTCGCCACCTCGTGGGGACTTGAGTCGAGGCTGGTCGACGCCGCCGAATGCAAGAAGCTCTACCCGCTGCTGGAACAGGAGGTGGTGCTTGGGGGCTTCCTGGTTCCCTCCGACGGGCTGGCGTCCGCGGCGCGGGCGGTGCAGCTGCTCATTGAGAAGTCCACCGCTGCCGGGGTGCGGTTCCTCGGGGACACGACGGTCACAGGGATCGAGCAGGACGGCGGCAAGGTCACCGGGGTGCGGATCGGGGAGGACGAGGTCATCGAGGCCGACATCGTGGTCTCCTGCGCCGGGTTCTGGGGTCCGGCCATCGGGGAAATGATCGGGATGGACGTGCCGCTGCTGCCGCTGGCCCACCAATACGTCACCACCGACGCGCTGCCCGAGCTTGCCGGGCGCAACGAGGGCCCCAACGGGGCGACGCTTCCGATCCTGCGCCACCAGGACAAGGACCTGTACTACCGCGAGCACGGGGATAGGATCGGCATCGGCTCCTATGCCCACCGCCCGATGCCGGTGGAGCTTCACACGCTGGCGAAAGTGCCGGCCGACCGCATGTCCGAACACGAGATGCCGTCGCGGCTGGACTTCACCCAGGAGGACTTTCTGGACTCCTGGGAGGATTCGAAGGTGCTGCTGCCGGCGCTGGGCGACAGGTCGATCGACGACGGCTTCAACGGGATCTTCTCCTTCACCCCGGACGGTGGCCCGCTGGTGGGCGCCGCACCGGAGCTGGAGGGCTTCTACCTTGCCGAGGCCGTCTGGGTGACGCACTCGGCCGGCATCGCCCGCGCCATGGCCGAGCTGCTCATCGACGGCCAGTCCTCCATCTCCCTGCACGAGGGCGAGGTGACCCGCTTCGAGGCATTGCAAACCACGAAGGAATACGTCAGCGAGACCTCCCAGCAGAACTTCGTGGAGATCTACGACATCCGCCACCCGCTGGAGCCGCGCACC contains:
- a CDS encoding BCCT family transporter, whose protein sequence is MAVNTDETMSEEPDVPDEYVVEDPVAGSAPPVDTAILQELRDGESERKATRMIPRLPEGLDKVTFGVAGAFALAFVIWGLVKTASLSAASNAALSWVTENTGWFFVSLASFFVIFVLWLALGRFGNIPLGRDGEKPEFRTVSWISMMFSAGMGIGLVFYGVAEPLYHYVSPPPGTVDGSTPEAIQTAMATSIFHWSIHPWAMFAVVGIAMAYSTFRLGRRQLISSAFTSLFGPRVEGPAGKIVNILAIFATLFGTAASLGLGAMQIASGIEFNGWVGKVASPVLVGVITVLTVCFVLSAVSGISRGIQWLSNINMVLALLLAVLVFVLGPTLLILNLIPSAIGDFVRDLPSMASRTESAGDESVRAWMSSWTIFYWAWWVSWAPFVGMFIARISRGRTIRQFVTGVLLVPSLVSVIWFSIFGGAAFDIQLKSAASNGASDSMVSMVDGEPSIDFEGAMFDLIQHLGASPGVTLAIAILAMVLIGIFFVTGADSASIVMGSLSTNGRLEPSKGVIVFWGVLTGAVASIMLLAGGDNPGQALNGLKNITIVSALPFAAVMFILCIALVKDLRRDPLALRRKLADSVVERAIRSGVDEHGGVPFELVTKHDCTEACDAEDRCPGRGADGA
- the purU gene encoding formyltetrahydrofolate deformylase codes for the protein MIHETAVTRDATHPRSIRFVLTLSCPDKPGIVRAVTGFLDDRGFDIAEHQQFDDHVGGRLFLRTALAGGNPDDTAEELETAFGRLAGEFGMDFAFHDGRAQRVLVMVSKFGHCLNDLIYRWRTGTLGAELVGVVSNHEDLRPMAEAAGLPFIHIPVTADTKPAAEARLQEVIADHRADVVVLARYMQVLSNELTRALHGRAINIHHSFLPGFKGAKPYHQAYERGVKMVGATAHYVTESLDEGPIIEQEVFRVDHVPDADALARIGRDAEAQALARAITWHCQHRILLNNTRTVVFR
- a CDS encoding GcvT family protein — its product is MNQAPRVVIIGAGIVGANLADELATRGWANTTVIEQGPLHLAGGSTSHAPGLVFQTNASKSMTEFAGYTVEKLLSLQKDGTSCFNQVGGLEVATTPERLEELKRRHGFATSWGLESRLVDAAECKKLYPLLEQEVVLGGFLVPSDGLASAARAVQLLIEKSTAAGVRFLGDTTVTGIEQDGGKVTGVRIGEDEVIEADIVVSCAGFWGPAIGEMIGMDVPLLPLAHQYVTTDALPELAGRNEGPNGATLPILRHQDKDLYYREHGDRIGIGSYAHRPMPVELHTLAKVPADRMSEHEMPSRLDFTQEDFLDSWEDSKVLLPALGDRSIDDGFNGIFSFTPDGGPLVGAAPELEGFYLAEAVWVTHSAGIARAMAELLIDGQSSISLHEGEVTRFEALQTTKEYVSETSQQNFVEIYDIRHPLEPRTSPRDLRSSPFRARQDELGAFYLESAGWERPHWFEANRHLVDTLPEAWRGPERDAWSNQFHSEISAAEAYTTRTAVAMYDMTPLKRLEITGPGALALLQRLSTGNIAKKPGAVTYCLLLNADGGIRSDVTIARLGEERFQLGVNSNIDFDYFTVEARRQAAADPAAWAHVADITGATCCIGLWGPLAREVMAKVSDDDFSNESLKYFRSAEVVIGGIRVTAMRLSYVGELGWELYASAETGQRLWDVLFEAGAEHGIIAAGRGAFNSMRLEKGYRLWGTDVTPEHHPFESGLGFSIAKGKTGFVGADAVDVLRNKPSTRALRCLTVDDGTSMVLGKEPVYLDGAPAGYVTSAAYGYTVGTPLAYAWLPASTVEGDQVEIEYFGRRIPATVAADPLFDPKMERLRG